From the Lolium rigidum isolate FL_2022 chromosome 2, APGP_CSIRO_Lrig_0.1, whole genome shotgun sequence genome, one window contains:
- the LOC124687282 gene encoding protein PSK SIMULATOR 1-like, translating to MGGVCSAGITGDRSPVELSFRAFSGFVVDQEFKAFSVPAGKAHGKNKTTPIEEADGLSFSEKGSPPSTSGQARRSVSNDSHLTRAPSEKHKAAKPRLSTSGKASLTQVSDRASVFGRASTSAVQVLDTLSSGMSSLSTGGGGFASGPPTKGNRVSILAFEVANTIVKGMTLMQSMSKENLKYLKETVLRSQAVQRLVSSDVDELMRIAAADKRQELRVFSREVIRFGNRCKDPQWHNLDRYFSKLESEIIPQPNLKETAKAEMQQLMTLVRHTADLYHELHALDRFEQDYRRKLEEEKQSVVFERGDTVQIIRQELKSQRKHVQNLKKKSLWNKILDDVMEKLVEIVHCLHVEIQDAFGPCDGGVQLDESSESHQTLGSVGLSLHYANIILQIDNIVSRSSVPPQSTRDTLYQGLPPNVKSALRTRLQTCPEPQEVPITQTRSSLEKTLQWIVPAASNTARAHHGFGWVGEWANTGNDLMRRTPGHPEVLKIETLHHADKAKAEACILELVVWLHRLISYNNGSSLAGPGGRSPARSPPASTAPRPPPSKPALLTREDREMLQEVYMRRQRGAPGKSKSQELTSTTAAARRSSAAAALNKDDRLSKSSNHSLFLLARRPHAVAPVAVGFDIDGIEARGVIGRADVQKQS from the exons ATGGGCGGCGTCTGCTCGGCGGGGATCACCGGTGACAGGTCGCCGGTGGAGCTCTCCTTCAGGGCCTTCTCTGGGTTCGTGGTGGACCAGGAGTTCAAGGCCTTCTCAGTGCCGGCCGGCAAAGCGCATGGCAAGAACAAGACCACGCCGATCGAGGAGGCTGACGGGTTGAGCTTCTCCGAGAAGGGCTCGCCCCCGTCTACCAGCGGCCAGGCTCGCCGATCGGTTTCCAACGATTCGCACCTGACCCGAGCCCCATCGGAGAAGCACAAGGCCGCGAAGCCCAGGCTGAGCACCTCCGGCAAGGCAAGTCTTAC GCAGGTTTCAGACAGAGCGTCAGTGTTTGGTAGAGCGAGTACCTCAGCGGTGCAGGTTCTCGACACACTGAGCAGCGGCATGTCAAGCTTGAGCACCGGAGGAGGTGGGTTCGCGTCCGGGCCGCCCACGAAGGGGAACCGTGTGTCGATCCTCGCATTTGAGGTCGCCAACACAATAGTGAAGGGCATGACCCTCATGCAGTCCATGTCCAAAGAGAACCTCAAGTATCTGAAGGAGACGGTGCTCCGATCACAAGCTGTACAGCGTCTAGTCTCGAGCGACGTGGATGAGCTGATGAGGATCGCCGCAGCAGACAAGAG GCAAGAGCTGAGAGTGTTCTCGCGAGAGGTGATCAGATTTGGTAACCGTTGCAAGGATCCCCAGTGGCACAATCTTGATCGCTACTTTTCCAA GCTAGAATCCGAAATTATACCCCAGCCAAActtaaaagaaacagcaaaagcagAGATGCAGCAGCTGATGACCCTTGTTCGGCACACGGCT GATCTCTACCATGAATTACATGCATTGGATAGGTTTGAGCAAGACTATCGCCGTAAACTGGAGGAGGAGAAACAGTCAGTTGTATTTGAAAGAG GGGACACTGTTCAGATTATAAGACAAGAATTGAAGAGCCAAAGGAAGCATGTACAGAACTTGAAGAAAAAATCTCTTTGGAATAAGATACTTGACGAT GTCATGGAGAAGCTTGTAGAAATTGTTCATTGCTTACATGTTGAGATTCAAGATGCTTTTGGGCCTTGTG ATGGAGGTGTACAATTGGATGAATCTTCCGAGAGCCATCAGACATTAGGATCAGTTGGCCTATCGTTGCACTATGCAAATATCATTTTGCAGATTGATAACATC GTTTCCCGGAGCTCTGTTCCCCCGCAAAGTACACGAGACACACTgtaccaagggctgcctccaaatgtCAAGTCTGCTCTTCGAACGCGATTGCAAACATGCCCAGAGCCTCAAGAG GTTCCAATCACCCAGACCAGATCCTCCTTGGAGAAAACATTGCAATGGATCGTCCCTGCCGCCAGTAACACGGCAAG AGCACACCATGGATTCGGATGGGTCGGCGAATGGGCAAACACAGG GAATGATCTGATGCGGAGGACACCCGGCCACCCCGAGGTGCTCAAGATCGAGACGCTTCACCACGCGGACAAGGCCAAGGCGGAGGCGTGCATCCTGGAGTTGGTGGTGTGGCTCCACCGCCTCATCAGCTACAACAATGGCAGCAGCCTGGCCGGCCCAGGAGGCAGATCCCCCGCCCGCTCTCCGCCGGCCTCCACGGCGCCCAGGCCGCCGCCCAGCAAGCCGGCACTGCTCACGAGGGAGGACCGGGAGATGCTGCAGGAGGTGTACATGCGGCGGCAGCGGGGGGCTCCCGGAAAGAGCAAGAGCCAGGAACTCACGTCGACGACGGCCGCCGCCCGcaggtcgtcggcggcggcggcgctgaacAAGGACGACAGGCTGAGCAAGAGCAGCAACCACTCTCTGTTCCTCCTGGCGAGGCGGCCACACGCCGTGGCGCCCGTCGCCGTCGGCTTCGACATCGATGGCATCGAGGCGCGGGGCGTCATCGGCAGAGCGGACGTCCAGAAACAATCGTGA